One Pseudomonadota bacterium genomic window, AAATTCATTTTTATCGGCAAGATCTGATTCTGAAGAATAAATTCTCAAATTACGCCGATGCAATTTGAAAAAAATACACACTCATCCACAGATAAATACATCTGCATAATTTCCACGCTTAACCCCGCTTTCTGCCGCTATCCATCTCTATAAACACAATCTGTTCTGACATAACGGGGGAGTTATAAAAATCCCATACCCCCTGTTTTATAAACTGGGAAATGTGTGAAATGTACCGAAATTTTATAATGATATGATTTGGAAGCGTCTTATGCTTGACGGATAAATGATAACGATGGGGTGCGGATTCGTTTTAAAGTGAGAACATTCGCCGGATATATATTAAAGTTCTATACAGGAACCGACAGGAGAGGTGCGTAGTGAAAAAGGAGTAAGCTATAATAGTATGTTTGGATTATTTTTTAATAATAATTTACTTGACAGGAGGAGTATAGGATGTCCCCCGCCCCGTACCCCCTGTTGAAGCTTTATGAATGGATTTTTCCGGATTCGTAACATCCTCTACTTATGATAAAGCCGGCATTATGAGCGGGTATGATGAAGGCGTGTAAGATTCTTCAAAAGGTACTCCCAATCCTCTCCGCGAATCTGACAAAGGCCCAGGCGGCTGGGGACAGGTATTTCCGCTGTAAGTAGGCAATGCCGTATTCAATGATCGGCGGGCCTTCGATAATGGGAATTACCTTGAGCAAGCCCTTCTCAAGCTCATCCTTAAGGGCGGACTTTACCATGAAGCACGCTCCCTGATTTTCTATGGCCAAGCCCTTCATCAGCTCAGCATTCGCAGATTCCAACACAATATTGGGTGTGATATTGAACCTTCGCAGGTAGGCGAGCACCACCTCCCTGAGAGCCGATCCATACTGGGGTATGATGAGGGGAATAGCGGGAAGTTGCGCTACCGAGACCTCTTTCGCCGTTATGTTTGAGCTGTGAGGAGATGCAACGAGAAGGATATCCTCTTTCACCATGGGTATTACTTTCATTTTTCTGGAACGCCCCCCGCAGTGTATAACCCCCAGATCGTATGCCTGGTTCTGAATGCCCTTCATGACTTCCGGACTTGTCCCCTGACCCATCACAATCTTCACATCGGGATAGTCCTTCTTAAAAGCCGCTATCACCTTCGGCATAATATACTTGGCCGGTGTTTGCGGACAACCTATTTTTAGAATACCCAATGTGTCCATTGTCATCTTGCCGAGAAAGGCTTCCATTTCTTTGATCTCCTCAAATATTCGATTTGACCGGAGAAATACCGTCTTTCCGGCTTGAGTCAGTTGAATGGAGTTGCCTTCACGGTACATCAGACTTACGCCCAGAGTTAGCTCCAGTCGCCTGATCTGCATGGTAACGGCCGGAGTTGTCACCATCAACTCCCGGGCTGCCTCAGTGATGCTATTGAGTCGGGCAGCGGTTGCAAAAGCCCGTAGTTGATTGATATTGAGAATCATTGGCCACTCCAGGTGTTAACAATAAGTTAAACCTATTTAACTTTTATTATCTTGACTTGTCAAGATCAATTCTGGAGAATGTAGCGAAGGACGTGTAGGGGAAAAGGGTCAGAATCTTTGCTCAACCCACATAGCCGCATCAAAAAAAAGGAGGGGTAATCATGGCATCAAAAAGAAGCTTTGCAATCCCGGCAGAAATGGAGGACATTAAGGGGACTGATGGGTGGCGCGAGATGTACCCCGCCCACATGGTCTTCGCAAAGGACAATCCGGCGCAGGTAGAGTTTGATAGCTCCAGATTCTGGTACCTTGACAGCGTACACAATCCGTATCCACTCAGTCCGCTAGATTCCTACCGGCCCGATATGTGGCGCCTTGCACTCACACAATCCGCCAACAGAATCTACTTGGTTCCACCTGCGAGAGGGCTCAACCAGCGTATTCTGAATGGCTATCTCTATATCTGCCCGGAGCCCGTTTTAGACCCGGAAGAGATTGGGAGGCGCGTCCCGGAATTTGAGAAACGGGCTGGCTACTATTATCAACACTGGGATGAGATCGTCGAGCGTTGGGGCACGAAAGTAGATGATATTATTAAAGAGATGGAATCAATTCGGTTTTTGGATCTACCCGACGTAGAGCCTGAATCGACTGTAACCGGAGGTAGGGGTTACGGCGAAAGTTACCGCCT contains:
- a CDS encoding LysR family transcriptional regulator codes for the protein MILNINQLRAFATAARLNSITEAARELMVTTPAVTMQIRRLELTLGVSLMYREGNSIQLTQAGKTVFLRSNRIFEEIKEMEAFLGKMTMDTLGILKIGCPQTPAKYIMPKVIAAFKKDYPDVKIVMGQGTSPEVMKGIQNQAYDLGVIHCGGRSRKMKVIPMVKEDILLVASPHSSNITAKEVSVAQLPAIPLIIPQYGSALREVVLAYLRRFNITPNIVLESANAELMKGLAIENQGACFMVKSALKDELEKGLLKVIPIIEGPPIIEYGIAYLQRKYLSPAAWAFVRFAERIGSTF